A single Pedobacter sp. PACM 27299 DNA region contains:
- a CDS encoding response regulator: MGNSKKVFVFDDNADILELCTIILEDAGYEIKTSATSNQIIDQVMAYMPDIIFMDNWLPDVGGIDATRELKSDERLKNIPVIYFTANNDVKSLAEQAGADGYLSKPFDIQELEDIIEKHLM, from the coding sequence ATGGGGAATTCGAAAAAGGTTTTTGTGTTTGATGACAATGCGGATATTTTGGAATTGTGTACGATCATTCTGGAGGATGCAGGCTATGAGATTAAAACCTCTGCGACTTCTAACCAGATCATTGATCAGGTAATGGCCTATATGCCAGATATCATCTTTATGGACAACTGGCTGCCGGATGTGGGCGGCATTGACGCGACAAGGGAATTGAAAAGCGATGAACGCTTAAAAAATATTCCTGTGATTTATTTTACCGCTAATAATGATGTGAAATCTCTGGCAGAACAAGCTGGAGCGGATGGTTACTTGTCTAAGCCCTTTGATATTCAAGAGCTGGAAGACATTATTGAAAAACACCTAATGTAG
- a CDS encoding dipeptidyl-peptidase 3 family protein: MKNLSKLTLIIAGCAIATGISSCGNPQGNTNTHAKAVTSSEDSLQRYVNERIAIYEKVKLSTNLNDLSATDRKILPLLIQAAQIMDDLFWKQAYPQRDSLLSTIKDEKTKAFVWINYGPWDRLNGDKPFIAGIGTKPDGATFYPAGMTKAELEKSDLKDKFNQYSVIQKDSTGKLTEIPYHVLFASELQNASSLLKQAALLTEDAGFKKYLNLRADALTSDDFTASDYAWLDMKTNNLDIIIGPIENYEDKLFNARASYESYVLVKDKVWSKRLAKYVAMLPQLQEGLPVDAKYKKEKPGTDSELNAYDVVYYAGDCNAGSKTIAVNLPNDEIIQQKKGTRRSQLKNAMKAKFDKILVPISKELIDKDQQQYINFDAFFANVMFHEVAHGLGIKKTVTGRGFVKEALQEQYSWLEEGKADVLGLYMVTGLLKKGELEGDLKTFYTTYMAGILRSVRFGAASAHGKANMQCFNFFKENGAFIRNENGTYKVDFTKFETAMNKLSKLIITLQGNGDKAAVAKVQKENAVISPELQKDLDKLTQKGIPVDVIFEQGVDVLGVK; encoded by the coding sequence ATGAAGAACTTAAGCAAATTAACGCTTATTATTGCCGGATGCGCGATCGCTACAGGGATTTCGTCTTGTGGTAATCCTCAGGGAAACACCAATACCCATGCCAAAGCAGTCACTTCCAGTGAAGACAGCTTGCAACGTTACGTAAACGAGCGGATTGCCATCTATGAGAAAGTGAAATTGAGCACCAACCTGAACGATTTATCTGCTACCGACCGTAAGATCTTGCCTTTATTGATTCAGGCTGCACAGATTATGGATGATTTGTTCTGGAAACAGGCTTATCCACAGCGCGACAGCTTATTAAGTACTATAAAAGATGAAAAAACCAAAGCTTTTGTATGGATCAATTATGGCCCATGGGATCGCTTAAACGGAGATAAGCCATTTATTGCCGGCATCGGCACAAAACCTGATGGAGCTACTTTTTACCCTGCAGGAATGACGAAAGCAGAGCTGGAAAAATCAGACCTTAAAGACAAGTTCAACCAGTATTCTGTAATCCAAAAAGACAGTACCGGAAAATTAACGGAAATTCCTTACCATGTCTTATTTGCTTCAGAATTACAAAATGCCTCTTCATTATTGAAACAAGCCGCTTTATTAACGGAAGATGCAGGATTCAAAAAATACCTGAACCTGCGTGCAGATGCTTTAACTTCAGATGATTTTACCGCAAGTGATTATGCCTGGTTAGACATGAAAACCAATAATCTGGACATCATCATCGGCCCAATTGAGAATTATGAAGATAAACTATTCAATGCCAGAGCTTCTTATGAATCTTATGTATTGGTAAAAGATAAGGTTTGGAGCAAGCGCCTGGCTAAATATGTAGCCATGCTGCCTCAATTACAAGAAGGATTACCAGTTGATGCAAAGTATAAAAAAGAAAAACCAGGTACAGACTCTGAATTGAACGCTTATGATGTTGTTTATTATGCTGGAGACTGTAATGCTGGATCAAAAACAATTGCTGTAAACCTGCCGAATGATGAGATCATTCAACAGAAAAAAGGAACAAGACGTTCTCAATTGAAAAATGCGATGAAAGCCAAGTTTGACAAGATCCTGGTGCCAATTTCAAAAGAACTGATCGACAAAGACCAGCAGCAATACATCAATTTCGATGCTTTCTTTGCCAATGTGATGTTCCATGAGGTTGCTCATGGTTTAGGAATCAAGAAAACAGTTACTGGTAGAGGTTTCGTAAAAGAAGCTTTGCAAGAGCAATATTCCTGGTTAGAAGAAGGAAAAGCTGATGTATTGGGGCTATATATGGTCACAGGATTACTGAAAAAGGGTGAGCTGGAAGGTGATTTAAAGACTTTCTATACCACTTATATGGCAGGGATCTTACGTTCAGTAAGATTTGGCGCAGCAAGTGCTCATGGTAAAGCCAATATGCAATGTTTCAACTTCTTCAAAGAGAATGGCGCTTTCATCAGAAATGAGAACGGCACCTATAAAGTAGATTTCACTAAATTCGAAACGGCAATGAACAAGCTGAGCAAACTGATCATTACCCTTCAGGGGAATGGTGATAAGGCGGCGGTAGCGAAAGTTCAAAAAGAGAATGCGGTAATTAGTCCTGAATTACAAAAAGACTTAGACAAGCTAACTCAAAAAGGCATTCCTGTGGATGTAATTTTTGAGCAGGGTGTAGATGTACTTGGCGTAAAATAA
- a CDS encoding N-acetylmuramoyl-L-alanine amidase, whose protein sequence is MIQTFQIKSAGLMMGALFFMASCSTNKYAATNKIYKDQATGFAEIIKSTPPVKQSKETLDPTMQDWIGSVNFGMRRPNFVILHHTAQDSLNQTVKTFLNKKAEVSAHYVIGRDGKVVQMVNEYLRSNHAGVGKWGNDTDLNSSSIGIELDNNGKEKFADAQINSLVTLLGVLKKKYNIPAANFIGHSDVAPRRKVDPLNFPWKVLAKKGFGLWYDEVLKMPPVDFNTELALRAIGYNVTNVSSAIVAFKIHFVQTDITPVLTPADKLILFNLYTKYL, encoded by the coding sequence ATGATACAAACCTTTCAAATTAAAAGCGCGGGCTTAATGATGGGCGCCTTATTTTTTATGGCTTCCTGTTCCACAAATAAGTACGCAGCGACGAATAAAATCTATAAGGATCAGGCTACTGGATTTGCCGAAATTATCAAATCAACCCCCCCGGTAAAGCAGAGCAAAGAGACGCTGGATCCAACGATGCAAGATTGGATTGGTTCTGTAAATTTTGGAATGCGCCGTCCAAACTTTGTGATCCTGCACCATACTGCACAGGACTCCCTGAACCAGACAGTGAAAACTTTTCTGAATAAGAAAGCCGAAGTAAGCGCACATTATGTGATCGGCAGAGATGGTAAAGTGGTTCAGATGGTGAACGAATACCTACGTTCTAACCATGCAGGAGTAGGGAAATGGGGCAATGATACAGACCTGAACTCTTCTTCGATTGGCATTGAGCTTGATAATAATGGTAAAGAGAAATTTGCAGATGCCCAAATAAACAGTCTGGTGACACTTTTAGGCGTACTAAAGAAGAAATACAATATTCCTGCAGCTAACTTTATTGGCCATTCCGATGTTGCGCCTAGGCGCAAAGTAGACCCTTTAAATTTCCCCTGGAAGGTTTTGGCGAAAAAAGGATTCGGACTATGGTATGATGAGGTGTTAAAAATGCCGCCGGTAGATTTTAATACAGAACTGGCATTGAGAGCAATCGGATACAATGTAACCAATGTAAGCTCCGCGATAGTGGCCTTTAAAATTCATTTTGTACAAACGGACATCACACCGGTTTTGACACCAGCAGATAAGCTGATCTTGTTCAATTTATACACTAAATACTTATAG
- a CDS encoding glutamine--tRNA ligase/YqeY domain fusion protein, with protein MSEERSLNFIEEIIENDLKSGKYETLVTRFPPEPNGYLHIGHAKAICLNFGLTKKYGGYTNLRFDDTNPVTEKTEYVDSQQEDIKWLGFEWKNELYTSDYFDTLYDFAVKLIEKGLAYIDDSTAEEIAALKGTPTEPGTDSPYRSRSIAENLDLFGRMKAGEFPDGARILRAKADMSSPNMIMRDPIIYRIKHAEHHRTGNKWCIYPMYDFAHGQSDSIEQITHSICTLEYVSHRELYDWFIEHLEIFPSKQYEFARLNLSYTVMSKRKLLQLVNEGVVTGWDDPRMPTISGLRRRGYTPDSIREFCERIGIAKRENLIELSLLEFCVREHLNKIANRVMAVLDPIKLIITNYPEGQEETLNGENNPEAEDKGGIRAIPFSNELWIEREDFMEEPAKKWFRLAPGATVRLKHAYIVQCENFVKDEAGNVTEVHCTYIPESKSGEDTSGINVKGTIHWVSTKHAKKAEIRTYDRLFTVESPDAEEGDFKDYLNPDSVEVIKEAYIEPYLASADLDSRYQFIRKGYYCVDQESTPDHLIFNRTVGLKDAWAKAKK; from the coding sequence ATGAGTGAGGAAAGATCATTGAACTTTATTGAAGAGATCATTGAAAACGATTTGAAAAGTGGAAAATACGAGACCCTAGTTACTCGTTTTCCGCCTGAACCCAATGGTTATTTACACATCGGACACGCAAAGGCAATTTGCCTGAACTTCGGTCTGACTAAGAAATATGGTGGCTATACAAACCTTAGGTTTGATGATACCAACCCAGTAACTGAGAAAACCGAATACGTAGATAGCCAGCAGGAAGACATTAAATGGCTTGGTTTTGAGTGGAAAAATGAACTGTATACTTCAGATTACTTTGATACTTTATACGATTTCGCAGTTAAACTGATTGAAAAAGGCCTGGCTTATATCGACGACAGTACTGCGGAAGAAATCGCTGCCTTGAAAGGTACCCCAACAGAACCTGGTACAGACAGCCCATACCGTTCCCGCAGCATTGCAGAGAACCTGGACTTGTTTGGCCGTATGAAAGCTGGTGAATTTCCTGATGGCGCACGTATTTTAAGAGCGAAGGCAGATATGTCCAGCCCGAATATGATCATGCGGGATCCGATTATTTACCGCATCAAACATGCAGAGCATCACCGTACAGGTAATAAATGGTGTATTTATCCGATGTACGACTTTGCACATGGACAGAGTGACAGCATTGAGCAAATCACGCATTCGATCTGTACTTTAGAGTACGTATCTCACCGTGAACTGTACGATTGGTTTATTGAGCATCTGGAAATTTTCCCTTCTAAACAATATGAATTTGCCCGTTTAAATCTTTCTTATACCGTAATGAGTAAGAGAAAATTGCTTCAATTGGTAAATGAAGGTGTGGTAACCGGATGGGACGATCCGCGTATGCCTACCATCAGCGGTTTGAGAAGAAGAGGATATACTCCTGATAGTATCCGTGAATTCTGCGAAAGAATCGGGATTGCTAAAAGAGAAAACCTGATCGAACTGAGCTTATTAGAATTCTGCGTACGTGAGCACCTGAATAAAATAGCAAATAGAGTGATGGCGGTTTTAGACCCGATTAAACTGATCATTACTAATTATCCTGAAGGACAAGAAGAAACCTTAAATGGTGAGAACAACCCTGAAGCAGAAGATAAAGGTGGAATCAGAGCCATTCCTTTCAGCAATGAGCTTTGGATTGAGCGCGAAGATTTCATGGAAGAACCGGCTAAAAAATGGTTCAGACTAGCGCCTGGTGCTACCGTAAGATTGAAACATGCTTACATCGTACAATGTGAAAACTTCGTTAAAGATGAAGCAGGAAACGTAACTGAGGTTCATTGTACCTATATTCCGGAATCGAAAAGTGGCGAAGATACCAGCGGTATCAACGTAAAAGGAACGATTCACTGGGTAAGTACCAAACATGCTAAAAAAGCAGAAATCAGAACTTATGATCGCTTGTTTACCGTAGAATCTCCAGATGCTGAAGAAGGTGATTTCAAAGATTACCTGAACCCAGATAGCGTTGAAGTGATTAAGGAAGCCTATATCGAGCCTTATTTAGCCAGTGCAGACCTGGATTCGAGATACCAGTTTATCCGTAAAGGTTATTACTGCGTAGATCAGGAATCTACTCCGGATCATTTGATCTTTAACCGTACGGTTGGATTGAAAGATGCCTGGGCGAAAGCAAAAAAATAA
- a CDS encoding cobalamin B12-binding domain-containing protein produces the protein MSNTLNRPIRVLVAKVGLDGHDRGAKVIATSLRDAGMEVIYTGLRQTPEMVVNTALQEDVDAIGVSILSGAHMTVFPKIVEIMKQKGVTDILLTGGGIIPESDMDKLKAIGVGELFAPGTTMETITNYIKDWVTENRNF, from the coding sequence ATGAGCAACACATTAAACAGACCCATTCGGGTTTTAGTGGCTAAAGTTGGATTGGATGGGCACGATAGGGGGGCAAAAGTGATTGCCACTTCCTTACGGGATGCTGGAATGGAAGTGATTTATACTGGCCTTCGACAAACACCCGAGATGGTGGTAAACACCGCTTTACAGGAAGATGTGGACGCAATTGGGGTCTCGATCTTATCCGGAGCCCACATGACCGTTTTCCCCAAAATAGTAGAAATTATGAAACAGAAAGGAGTGACAGATATTTTGCTGACCGGGGGTGGCATCATTCCTGAAAGTGATATGGACAAGTTAAAAGCCATTGGTGTTGGGGAATTGTTTGCTCCAGGAACGACCATGGAGACCATCACTAATTACATCAAAGACTGGGTAACTGAAAACAGAAATTTCTAA
- a CDS encoding enoyl-CoA hydratase/isomerase family protein, whose protein sequence is MAHQNLLSEIKESVLYVTINREQKLNALNKDTLAELAAVIADAAQNDEVRAVLLTGAGPKAFVAGADISEFAAYSGEQGEALARNGQHQVFNAIENCPKPVIAAINGFALGGGLELAMACHIRIASENAKLGLPEVTLGLIPGYGGTQRLTQLVGKGKAIEMITTADMITAAAAEKIGLVNYVVPAEELLAKAEEILSKIKQRAPLAIGSAIRAVNAAIRHDENGFETEIKEFGKCFDTEDFKEGTSAFFEKRKAAFLGK, encoded by the coding sequence ATGGCTCATCAAAATCTTTTATCAGAAATCAAAGAATCGGTATTATATGTGACGATTAACAGAGAACAAAAGCTCAATGCACTCAATAAGGATACTTTGGCCGAATTGGCAGCGGTGATTGCTGATGCTGCACAGAACGATGAAGTGCGTGCAGTACTGCTTACTGGTGCCGGACCAAAAGCCTTTGTTGCAGGAGCTGATATTTCTGAATTTGCTGCTTACTCAGGTGAACAAGGCGAAGCGTTGGCTAGAAATGGTCAGCATCAAGTCTTTAATGCGATCGAAAACTGTCCGAAACCTGTGATTGCCGCGATTAATGGGTTTGCTTTAGGCGGTGGATTGGAACTGGCTATGGCCTGCCACATTCGAATTGCTTCAGAAAATGCAAAATTGGGATTGCCGGAAGTGACTTTAGGGTTGATTCCGGGATATGGTGGCACCCAACGGTTAACGCAGCTGGTGGGAAAAGGAAAAGCCATAGAAATGATCACTACTGCAGATATGATCACCGCTGCAGCAGCAGAGAAAATAGGCCTCGTTAATTACGTCGTTCCTGCAGAAGAATTGCTCGCAAAAGCGGAAGAAATTCTATCAAAAATTAAACAGCGGGCACCACTTGCGATTGGCAGTGCCATCCGCGCTGTTAATGCCGCCATCCGACATGATGAAAATGGCTTCGAAACGGAAATCAAAGAGTTTGGTAAGTGTTTTGATACAGAAGACTTTAAAGAAGGTACTTCTGCATTTTTTGAAAAAAGAAAAGCAGCCTTTTTAGGGAAATAA
- a CDS encoding sigma-54-dependent transcriptional regulator, translated as MRKILIVDDEINIGLLLSKFLTRNSFSVSTATSGVSAMEYLAKESYDLVLCDYRLEDTDGKEMLIKIKESYPGTGVIIITGYSDIKLAVELIKLGAYDYITKPLYPDEILNTINKAIDTQTALNENRLEIPAETPKQKGQKQTYSHAENFVIGASGASKELQRQIHLVAPTTYSVILTGESGTGKESVAMAIHLNSPRKDLPFVAMDCGSLTKELAGSEFFGHEKGSFTGALYTKIGHFEMANGGTLFLDEVGNLSYEIQAALLRTVQERKIKRIGSTKEIELDVRIIVATNENLADAIQKGKFREDLYHRFNEFSLSLPPLRQRGNDIMVFAHTFLKGANQELNRKIHGFSPEVEECFMTYNWPGNVRELKNVVRRASLLTETQEIQLKALPLEISTYAKASAMETSIARTEKPRDLKNAALEAEYEAILKVLREVNFNKTKAAKILNIDRKTLYNKMRAINLES; from the coding sequence ATGAGAAAAATATTGATTGTTGACGACGAAATAAACATCGGTTTATTACTTTCTAAGTTTTTAACCAGAAATTCGTTTAGCGTCTCAACAGCTACAAGTGGTGTTTCAGCGATGGAATATCTGGCAAAGGAAAGCTATGATCTGGTTTTGTGTGACTACCGTTTGGAAGATACGGACGGGAAAGAAATGCTCATCAAGATCAAAGAAAGTTATCCCGGCACTGGAGTAATCATTATTACAGGATATTCAGATATTAAACTAGCTGTAGAACTCATTAAGCTGGGCGCCTATGATTATATCACCAAGCCTTTGTATCCGGATGAAATTTTAAATACCATCAATAAGGCGATTGATACCCAAACTGCTTTGAATGAAAACAGATTGGAAATTCCGGCAGAAACGCCAAAACAAAAGGGCCAGAAGCAGACTTATAGTCATGCCGAGAATTTCGTGATCGGTGCAAGCGGCGCTTCTAAAGAATTGCAAAGGCAGATTCATTTGGTGGCACCCACAACTTATAGTGTCATCCTGACTGGCGAAAGCGGAACAGGAAAAGAGTCGGTGGCCATGGCCATTCATTTGAACAGCCCACGTAAAGATTTACCTTTTGTGGCCATGGACTGCGGTTCATTAACCAAAGAGCTGGCAGGAAGTGAATTCTTCGGCCATGAAAAAGGATCTTTTACCGGGGCATTATATACTAAAATTGGCCATTTCGAAATGGCGAACGGCGGCACTTTGTTTTTGGATGAAGTTGGCAACCTTTCTTATGAAATCCAGGCCGCCTTATTAAGGACGGTACAGGAACGTAAGATCAAAAGAATCGGAAGTACCAAAGAAATTGAACTGGATGTAAGGATCATCGTGGCTACGAATGAAAATCTGGCAGATGCAATTCAAAAAGGAAAATTCAGGGAAGATTTATACCATAGGTTTAATGAGTTTTCTTTGAGCTTGCCGCCATTAAGACAGCGTGGAAACGACATTATGGTATTTGCACATACCTTCTTAAAAGGAGCAAATCAGGAGTTAAACCGCAAGATTCATGGCTTCTCTCCGGAAGTGGAAGAGTGTTTCATGACTTATAACTGGCCAGGGAACGTGAGAGAGCTGAAAAATGTGGTCAGAAGGGCATCATTGCTGACGGAAACGCAGGAAATTCAATTGAAAGCACTGCCATTAGAGATCTCTACTTATGCCAAAGCTTCTGCTATGGAAACTTCTATTGCCCGTACTGAAAAACCTCGTGACCTTAAAAATGCGGCTTTAGAAGCAGAATATGAAGCGATATTGAAAGTATTGAGAGAAGTGAATTTTAACAAAACAAAAGCGGCGAAGATCCTGAATATCGATAGGAAAACGTTGTATAATAAAATGAGAGCTATCAATTTGGAAAGTTAA
- a CDS encoding AI-2E family transporter: protein MSLFTHKQRNNINLVIIIALGCLIAYSIQGIFGSILSTLVLFTILRPAYIYLVEEKKWNKRLSALLLLFASVLVLILPFYALSTMVIEKIAELQSDHIYFKNMLFKLKHLIPLNSDFQNLVEEGMKKAGTWATELFPSLISGAFNIILGLIIMYFLLYFMLVERETFEASLIKYAPFREQNAYRFAEEMRNTTYSNVLGQGLITIVQGSLVSLAFYVLGYSDPLFWGVVTMFISFVPVLGPPVVFVPAALLQLANGNNFAGWAMLIFGFVVIINIDNVLRFIIAKKVGNIHPIITVIGVVIGVPLFGILGLVFGPLLLSYFVLLIKIYESSAMAAERLERIKTISEGESL, encoded by the coding sequence ATGTCTTTATTCACCCATAAACAAAGGAATAACATCAACCTGGTGATTATCATCGCCTTGGGTTGTTTAATTGCTTATTCTATACAGGGGATCTTTGGATCAATTTTAAGTACCCTGGTGTTGTTTACGATATTAAGACCCGCGTATATCTATCTGGTAGAAGAGAAGAAATGGAATAAACGCCTTTCTGCTCTTCTGCTATTGTTTGCCTCTGTGCTCGTACTGATTCTTCCTTTCTACGCCTTAAGCACAATGGTGATCGAGAAAATTGCAGAACTGCAAAGCGATCATATCTATTTTAAAAATATGCTCTTCAAGTTAAAGCACCTGATTCCGCTCAACAGCGACTTTCAGAATCTGGTAGAAGAGGGGATGAAAAAAGCAGGAACCTGGGCTACAGAACTTTTTCCTTCTTTAATTTCCGGAGCCTTTAACATCATTCTTGGGCTCATCATCATGTATTTCCTATTGTATTTCATGCTGGTGGAGCGCGAAACCTTTGAAGCTTCATTGATCAAATACGCACCCTTCCGGGAGCAGAACGCCTATCGTTTTGCGGAAGAAATGAGGAATACCACCTATTCCAATGTACTGGGGCAAGGTTTAATCACGATTGTTCAAGGCTCATTGGTCAGCCTGGCATTTTATGTCCTCGGTTATTCTGATCCCTTATTCTGGGGGGTGGTCACGATGTTTATCTCCTTTGTTCCTGTACTTGGCCCCCCTGTAGTTTTTGTGCCTGCTGCTTTATTGCAGCTGGCTAATGGAAACAATTTTGCTGGCTGGGCGATGCTCATCTTTGGGTTCGTGGTGATTATCAATATCGATAATGTGCTGCGCTTCATCATCGCTAAAAAAGTTGGAAATATTCATCCCATTATCACTGTAATTGGCGTAGTTATTGGTGTACCCTTATTTGGAATACTAGGCCTGGTCTTCGGTCCATTGTTGTTGTCCTACTTCGTATTATTGATCAAAATATACGAAAGCAGTGCCATGGCGGCAGAAAGATTGGAAAGAATTAAAACAATTTCTGAAGGGGAATCGTTATAA
- a CDS encoding YtxH domain-containing protein yields MNDNSKVLIGLLAGLAAGAALGLLFAPEKGSETRDKLSQSLKDLGDTIRDRAADEINQLASLKDKVVGTVKEKLRKEEEEFEDDLEHA; encoded by the coding sequence ATGAATGATAATTCAAAAGTATTAATTGGGCTATTGGCAGGTTTAGCTGCGGGTGCCGCATTAGGATTACTATTTGCTCCAGAAAAAGGCAGTGAAACAAGAGATAAATTAAGCCAGTCGTTGAAAGATCTGGGAGATACCATCAGAGATAGAGCCGCAGATGAAATTAATCAACTGGCAAGCTTAAAAGATAAAGTTGTAGGCACTGTGAAAGAGAAACTTCGTAAAGAAGAAGAAGAATTTGAAGACGATTTAGAACACGCATAG
- a CDS encoding phage holin family protein — MQENKEKDLEGLVGDAKEYVNTRLEYTRLYLIERGSKMFADLVTNAAVAICFLLAFLFGTFTLALFLSDVLGSFTRGFGCVALIYLLLAVIVYFTKEKYIEKAIINFTIRRYFNKLADKEEEEDEPKV; from the coding sequence ATGCAGGAAAATAAAGAAAAAGATCTGGAAGGACTGGTTGGAGATGCCAAAGAGTATGTGAATACACGATTGGAGTATACCCGTTTATACCTGATTGAGCGGGGCTCAAAAATGTTCGCCGATTTGGTTACTAATGCCGCAGTTGCAATTTGCTTCCTGCTGGCGTTCCTGTTTGGGACCTTTACTTTAGCCCTGTTTTTATCAGATGTACTGGGCAGTTTTACCAGAGGTTTCGGATGCGTTGCATTGATTTATCTGCTGTTGGCTGTGATCGTTTATTTTACGAAAGAAAAATACATTGAAAAGGCCATCATTAATTTTACCATCAGACGCTATTTTAATAAACTAGCAGATAAGGAGGAGGAGGAAGATGAACCGAAAGTATAA
- the aspS gene encoding aspartate--tRNA ligase produces the protein MLRTTTCGALTIENLGENVILCGWVQKSRDLGGMTFIDIRDRYGITQLVFNMDDNRELCEAARSLGREFVIKASGLVVERSNKNLKMPTGEVEIKITALEILNAAKLPPFMIDDETDGGDDLRMKYRYLDLRRNPIRNNMVLRHKMAQAVRRYLDNLDFIEVETPVLIKSTPEGARDFVVPSRMNEGQFYALPQSPQTFKQLLMVSGFDRYFQIVKCFRDEDLRADRQPEFTQIDCEMSFIEQEDILNTFEGLIRTLFKDLKDFDLPEVPRMQYSDAMKFYGSDKPDTRFEMQFVELTELVKGKDFPVFDSAEMIIGINAAGCASYTRKQMDELTEFVKRQQIGATGLIYMRHNEDGSLKSSVDKFYNEEELKKWSAAMNTQPGDLVLIMSGLTDKVRKQLSELRLEMGTRLGLRDKNKFSALWVLDFPLLEWDEETERYHAMHHPFTSPKPEDIALLDTDPGNVRANAYDMVVNGTEIGGGSIRIHDRTLQALMFKHLGFSPEDAQKQFGFLMDAFEFGAPPHGGIAFGFDRLCSIFAGLDSIRDVIAFPKNNSGRDVMIDSPSTIDEKQMKELKIQTTV, from the coding sequence ATGTTAAGAACAACTACTTGCGGAGCTCTAACTATTGAGAATTTAGGTGAAAATGTAATCTTATGTGGCTGGGTTCAAAAATCCAGAGATTTAGGAGGGATGACTTTTATTGACATCCGCGACAGATACGGGATTACCCAACTTGTTTTCAATATGGACGACAACCGGGAATTATGCGAGGCAGCACGTAGCCTGGGCAGGGAATTTGTAATTAAAGCCAGCGGTCTAGTGGTAGAACGCTCCAACAAAAACCTGAAAATGCCTACAGGTGAAGTCGAAATTAAAATCACTGCATTAGAAATACTGAACGCAGCAAAATTACCTCCATTCATGATCGATGATGAAACTGATGGTGGTGACGATTTGCGTATGAAATATCGTTACCTGGATTTACGTAGAAATCCAATCCGTAACAACATGGTACTGCGTCATAAAATGGCACAAGCCGTTCGTCGTTATTTAGACAATCTGGACTTTATCGAGGTAGAAACACCGGTATTGATCAAATCCACACCAGAAGGTGCAAGAGATTTTGTGGTACCAAGCAGAATGAACGAAGGACAGTTTTATGCCCTTCCACAGTCGCCGCAAACGTTCAAGCAATTGCTGATGGTGTCTGGTTTCGACCGCTATTTTCAGATCGTTAAATGTTTTAGAGATGAGGATTTACGCGCAGACAGGCAGCCGGAATTTACACAAATCGACTGTGAAATGTCTTTCATTGAACAAGAAGATATTTTAAATACTTTCGAAGGACTGATCCGTACCTTATTCAAAGATCTGAAAGACTTTGATTTACCGGAAGTTCCAAGAATGCAGTATTCAGATGCCATGAAATTCTATGGTTCTGATAAACCAGATACCCGTTTTGAAATGCAGTTTGTTGAATTGACGGAGCTGGTAAAAGGAAAAGACTTCCCTGTTTTTGACAGTGCAGAAATGATCATCGGTATTAATGCTGCTGGTTGCGCAAGCTATACCAGAAAGCAGATGGACGAATTGACAGAATTCGTAAAACGCCAGCAGATTGGGGCTACAGGCCTGATTTACATGCGTCATAACGAAGATGGTTCATTGAAATCTTCTGTAGATAAGTTTTATAATGAAGAAGAACTGAAAAAATGGTCGGCAGCAATGAATACCCAACCGGGTGATTTAGTGCTGATCATGTCAGGTCTGACAGATAAAGTACGCAAGCAATTGAGCGAATTACGTCTTGAAATGGGTACTCGCCTTGGTTTACGTGATAAAAACAAATTCAGCGCCCTTTGGGTACTAGACTTCCCGCTATTGGAATGGGATGAAGAAACAGAGCGTTACCATGCGATGCACCACCCATTTACTTCTCCAAAACCGGAAGATATTGCTTTACTAGATACTGATCCAGGAAATGTTAGAGCAAACGCTTATGATATGGTGGTAAATGGCACTGAAATCGGTGGTGGTTCTATCCGTATTCATGACAGAACACTTCAGGCTTTAATGTTCAAACATTTAGGTTTCTCTCCGGAAGATGCACAGAAACAATTTGGCTTCCTGATGGACGCTTTTGAATTTGGCGCACCTCCACATGGTGGTATTGCTTTTGGATTTGATAGATTGTGCTCTATTTTCGCAGGATTAGATAGTATCCGTGATGTGATTGCTTTCCCGAAAAACAACTCTGGAAGAGATGTAATGATTGATAGTCCATCGACTATTGATGAGAAACAGATGAAAGAATTGAAAATCCAGACTACGGTTTAA